One window of Cohnella hashimotonis genomic DNA carries:
- the ftsY gene encoding signal recognition particle-docking protein FtsY translates to MSFFKRLKESIASKTEAVTNKFKEGLTKTRDAFVGQVTDLFSRRKKIDEAFFEELEEILIGADVGVNTVMELIEDLRDEVKKRRIEQPSELQPILSEKLVGLLTESDESSQLKMNPNGITVILFVGVNGVGKTTTIGKLAHRFKQEGKKVLLAAGDTFRAGAIEQLQVWGERVGVEVISQQAGSDPAAVMYDAVQAAKQRGVDVLLCDTAGRLQNKANLMEELSKIYRVIQREIPSAPHETLLVLDAATGQNALQQAKLFGEKSGVSGLVLTKLDGTAKGGIVIAIRREMSLPVKFVGLGEKMDDLQQFDAEQFVHALFAGLAEDQPNAEEQ, encoded by the coding sequence ATGAGCTTTTTTAAACGACTGAAGGAAAGCATCGCTTCGAAGACCGAAGCGGTAACGAATAAGTTCAAGGAAGGCCTCACTAAGACGCGCGACGCCTTCGTCGGCCAGGTGACGGACTTGTTCAGCCGTCGCAAAAAAATCGACGAGGCGTTTTTCGAGGAGCTTGAAGAAATTCTGATCGGCGCGGACGTTGGCGTCAACACGGTCATGGAGCTGATCGAGGATTTGCGCGACGAGGTGAAAAAACGCCGCATCGAGCAGCCGTCGGAGCTGCAGCCCATTTTATCCGAAAAATTGGTCGGGCTGTTGACTGAAAGCGATGAATCGTCCCAGCTCAAGATGAATCCGAACGGCATTACGGTCATTTTGTTCGTAGGCGTGAACGGCGTCGGCAAAACGACGACGATCGGCAAGCTCGCGCACCGCTTCAAGCAAGAGGGCAAAAAGGTGCTGCTTGCCGCAGGCGATACGTTCCGCGCAGGCGCCATCGAGCAGCTGCAAGTTTGGGGCGAGCGCGTCGGCGTCGAGGTCATTAGTCAGCAAGCCGGCTCCGACCCTGCAGCCGTCATGTACGATGCTGTCCAGGCAGCCAAGCAGCGCGGCGTCGATGTCCTGCTCTGCGATACGGCCGGACGACTGCAGAACAAGGCGAACCTGATGGAGGAGCTGTCCAAGATCTATCGCGTTATCCAGCGCGAGATTCCGAGCGCACCGCACGAGACGCTGCTCGTGCTCGACGCGGCCACGGGACAGAATGCGCTTCAGCAAGCCAAGCTGTTCGGCGAGAAGAGCGGCGTCTCCGGTCTCGTACTGACCAAGCTCGACGGCACGGCCAAGGGGGGCATCGTCATCGCCATCCGCCGCGAGATGTCCCTGCCGGTCAAGTTCGTCGGCCTCGGCGAAAAGATGGACGATCTGCAGCAGTTCGATGCCGAGCAGTTCGTACACGCTCTTTTTGCAGGGCTGGCCGAAGATCAACCGAATGCAGAAGAGCAATAA
- a CDS encoding ABC transporter substrate-binding protein produces MNRFIRFTQFVSLVVLISVLAACGSSNTNSSASQSASGTAAATAEASAPATSAAAESTDVSAYRLLTDAAGHEVKVPAHPQRIIAPFLEDPLSAIGIKPVAQWSAGGVPQQYLQDRLADVPPLKMDNGLKPEEALSYNPDLIIFLSPVYVPEGSYEQFAQVAPTYVLSDNDSDWRGNLEKLGKLLNDEKAAAAALKQYDDKLADAKARLGDLPKDKTAVLLQGVDEKGFKLFGPNFYGGVTLYQALGFKQPAVVNGNYETYSIEKLAELEDVDYIFVLSGPGRAAPPSDNPLWKALKAVKAGQVFEADSGYWFNLNSIASGLIMDDVLKSLHA; encoded by the coding sequence ATGAACAGATTCATCCGTTTTACGCAATTCGTTTCGCTCGTTGTTCTTATTTCCGTCCTTGCCGCATGCGGCAGCTCGAACACGAATTCCTCCGCGTCCCAGTCGGCATCCGGCACGGCTGCAGCGACGGCGGAAGCTTCCGCGCCGGCAACGTCGGCAGCCGCCGAATCAACCGATGTGTCGGCGTACCGCCTTCTTACCGACGCCGCCGGTCACGAAGTGAAGGTGCCGGCTCACCCGCAGCGCATCATCGCGCCATTCCTGGAGGATCCGCTCAGCGCCATCGGCATCAAGCCGGTCGCCCAATGGAGCGCGGGCGGCGTTCCCCAGCAATATTTGCAGGACAGGCTTGCCGACGTTCCGCCGCTTAAGATGGACAACGGATTAAAGCCGGAGGAGGCGCTCTCCTATAATCCCGACCTGATTATCTTCCTGTCTCCGGTATACGTGCCGGAAGGCAGCTACGAGCAATTCGCGCAGGTCGCGCCTACATACGTGCTGTCGGACAACGACTCGGACTGGCGGGGCAATCTGGAGAAGCTCGGCAAGCTGCTCAACGATGAAAAAGCGGCTGCTGCCGCGCTGAAGCAGTACGACGATAAGCTGGCGGACGCCAAGGCGCGGCTCGGCGATCTGCCGAAGGACAAGACGGCCGTCCTGCTCCAGGGCGTCGACGAGAAGGGCTTCAAGCTGTTCGGACCGAACTTCTATGGAGGCGTCACGCTGTATCAGGCGCTGGGCTTCAAGCAGCCGGCCGTCGTGAACGGCAATTATGAGACCTATTCGATCGAAAAGCTGGCAGAGCTCGAGGACGTCGATTATATCTTTGTCCTCTCCGGGCCCGGCCGTGCCGCGCCTCCTTCAGACAACCCGCTCTGGAAAGCGCTGAAGGCAGTCAAGGCGGGACAAGTATTCGAAGCGGATTCGGGCTACTGGTTCAATCTGAATTCGATCGCGAGCGGTTTGATTATGGACGATGTGCTTAAGAGTCTCCATGCGTAA
- a CDS encoding DHA2 family efflux MFS transporter permease subunit has product MSNAITSTLRKGPIVASLLIGAFVALLSQTLLNVALPKMMADLDIGSNTIQWLVTGYMLVNGVVIPVTAYLISKFSTRQLYIVAMGLFTVGTVVAAVAPNFGTLLTGRLIQAVGAGIMMPLMSVVFLTIFPIEQRGKAMGMMGLAMIFAPAVGPTLSGWVVEHYSWRVLFYIVLPLAIFSLIYGSFAMKNVTQTSKPKLDVLGVVFSTLGFGGILYGFSDAGNDGWDSTRVIVSLIVGAVALLLFVWRELTAKKPLLEFRVFKFDMYSLTTVINVIITMAMFSAMVLMPIYLQNIRGFTPLESGLLLLPGAILMGIMSPITGMIFDKIGARWLAVIGLIITSLTTWELSRIALDSTYMHIILIYSARMFGMSLLMMPIQTAGMNQLPQTLNSHGSAMSQTLRNVAGALGTALLVTIMTNKAADEGRALTIAAGIDPNDKANAAQVIEIGKEATLYGIQHAFVVATWITIAALVLAFFIRKVKPHHEVLKSEGNAKAEAAKSSAQSSR; this is encoded by the coding sequence ATGAGTAATGCCATAACATCCACCCTGAGAAAAGGTCCGATCGTCGCGTCTCTCCTCATCGGCGCCTTCGTCGCGCTGCTGAGCCAGACGCTGCTGAACGTCGCGCTGCCGAAGATGATGGCAGATCTCGATATCGGGTCCAATACGATTCAATGGCTCGTGACGGGCTACATGCTTGTCAACGGCGTCGTCATTCCGGTTACCGCGTATTTGATTTCCAAGTTCTCAACCCGTCAGTTATACATCGTCGCCATGGGATTATTCACGGTCGGCACCGTCGTGGCTGCGGTCGCGCCGAACTTCGGCACGCTGCTGACAGGCCGCCTGATCCAGGCCGTGGGCGCGGGCATCATGATGCCGCTTATGTCGGTCGTATTTCTGACGATCTTCCCGATCGAGCAGCGTGGCAAGGCGATGGGGATGATGGGTCTGGCTATGATCTTCGCGCCGGCCGTCGGTCCCACTCTTTCCGGCTGGGTCGTCGAGCACTACTCCTGGCGCGTCTTGTTCTACATCGTCCTGCCGCTCGCGATATTTTCGCTTATTTATGGCTCGTTCGCGATGAAAAACGTCACCCAAACTTCTAAACCGAAGCTGGACGTTCTTGGCGTCGTGTTCTCGACGCTCGGCTTTGGCGGCATCCTTTACGGCTTCAGCGACGCCGGCAACGACGGTTGGGATAGCACGAGAGTCATCGTCAGCTTGATCGTCGGCGCAGTCGCACTCTTGTTGTTCGTATGGCGGGAGCTGACCGCCAAGAAGCCGCTGCTCGAATTCCGCGTGTTCAAATTCGACATGTACTCGCTGACGACGGTCATCAACGTCATCATCACGATGGCGATGTTCTCCGCAATGGTGCTCATGCCGATCTATCTGCAGAACATTCGCGGCTTCACGCCGCTCGAATCCGGCCTATTGCTGCTGCCGGGCGCCATCCTGATGGGGATTATGTCTCCGATCACGGGCATGATCTTCGACAAAATCGGCGCGCGCTGGTTGGCCGTCATCGGTCTTATCATCACGTCGCTCACGACGTGGGAGCTGAGCCGGATCGCGCTGGATTCGACTTACATGCATATCATTCTGATTTACTCCGCGCGGATGTTCGGCATGTCGCTGCTTATGATGCCGATCCAGACGGCCGGTATGAACCAGCTGCCGCAGACGCTCAACTCGCACGGTTCGGCCATGTCGCAGACGCTGCGTAACGTCGCCGGCGCGCTCGGAACCGCCTTGCTCGTAACGATTATGACGAACAAAGCGGCCGACGAAGGCCGCGCGCTCACCATCGCCGCAGGAATCGATCCGAACGACAAGGCGAACGCGGCTCAAGTGATCGAAATCGGCAAGGAAGCGACGCTGTACGGCATCCAGCACGCGTTCGTCGTCGCGACCTGGATCACGATCGCCGCGTTGGTGCTGGCATTCTTTATCCGGAAAGTCAAGCCGCACCATGAGGTGCTCAAGTCCGAGGGCAACGCCAAGGCTGAAGCAGCCAAGTCGTCCGCCCAATCGTCGCGCTAA
- the smc gene encoding chromosome segregation protein SMC, whose translation MYLKGIELAGFKSFADRTQLEFGRGITAVVGPNGSGKSNISDGIRWVLGEQSAKSLRGGNMQDVIFAGSDARKAVNFGEVSLTLDNSDKALPLEFAEVTVTRRVHRSGDSEYLINKQPCRLKDITELFMDTGIGKEAYSIIGQGRIEEILSTRSEDRRGIFEEASGIVKYKSRKKEAQRKLEDTEGNLLRINDLVVELESQVEPLRKQAAKAESFKLLKEELKNKEIALYVHQIDTVHKTWAETNGKLEKLRKEQLELSTVVSAHDAQLEEERQALQRLEEALERLQDELLRTTEETEKSEGYGELLTERMANLARGRTQLEESLSLVTERLTASKAEGEKIESRRAQVEGELEALQAKLIEEEVKLAIADGSEDAEERLKTDLFETMNAMAQARNDIRYCEQQREELARKSARTAGERAKLEEQREALKLRGAELELRVAACAQAVAQTRDRYISEGTRVADLQRRLEETQGEGRRWDQKREALVSRRDTIAELANDYDGFQHGVREVLKAAKRGHLHGVHGAVAELVTVPAHLEVAVETALGAALQNIVMENEATSRAAIGYLKQRQSGRATFLPLDVIKARNVGDGDRRSVAELEGFVGVASELVSFEHKYAAIVGSMLGNVMIAEKLEHANRIASRLQYRYRVVTLDGDVVNAGGSMTGGSMARKSSNLLGRQRQLEELAKEIKAAEQARIKLRAEFDDLKKELALAQQNIEQLRESGERARMEEQQASAQRQRHAEEREQLEAQLAAIGGDEGGLGREKKELAAARAEAEARLVKHTAEEVRLSRAIREAEEFKRRSASAKEELQAQLTQMKVSIARMEQERASIVEQSSRHRSDEMRLSAESRQLKETLAQNTADTERTAAEQNQQRERLNQLRLAKKEYTEGIEFRRADRSKRQRELERKENETREQRSQLRQVEDQLRQAEISSNRMDVELDNLLRKLSEEYEIGYEWAKEKYAVPEDVPAAQNDVRELKRKITMLGEVNLGAIEEFKRVSERYEFLDAQKNDLMEAKSKLHAIIHEMDEEMSRRFRTTFDQIRGHFVGVFSKLFGGGRADLILSEPERPLDTGIEIVAQPPGKKLQNLQLLSGGERALTAIALLFAILNVKPVPFCVLDEVEAALDEANVARYARYMRDFSELTQFIVVTHRKGTMEEADMLYGVTMEEGGVSKLVSVKLEESEEFTAEATA comes from the coding sequence ATGTATCTGAAAGGCATTGAGCTCGCCGGCTTCAAATCGTTCGCGGATCGGACACAGCTTGAGTTCGGACGCGGCATTACGGCCGTCGTCGGCCCAAACGGCAGCGGCAAGAGCAACATCTCCGACGGCATCCGCTGGGTACTCGGCGAACAGAGCGCCAAGAGCCTCCGAGGCGGCAATATGCAGGATGTCATCTTTGCCGGCAGCGACGCCCGCAAGGCGGTCAATTTCGGCGAAGTGTCGCTCACGCTCGACAACAGCGACAAGGCGCTGCCGCTCGAGTTCGCGGAGGTGACCGTAACGCGCCGCGTTCACCGGAGCGGGGACAGCGAGTATTTAATCAACAAGCAGCCGTGCCGTCTTAAGGATATCACGGAGCTGTTCATGGATACCGGCATCGGCAAGGAAGCTTACTCGATCATCGGTCAAGGGCGCATCGAGGAGATTTTAAGTACGCGCTCGGAAGATCGCCGCGGCATTTTCGAGGAAGCGTCGGGCATCGTCAAGTACAAGTCGCGCAAAAAGGAAGCGCAGCGCAAGCTGGAGGACACCGAAGGCAACCTGCTGCGGATCAACGACCTTGTCGTCGAACTCGAGAGCCAGGTCGAGCCTTTGCGCAAGCAGGCGGCGAAGGCCGAGTCGTTCAAGCTGCTGAAGGAAGAGCTCAAAAACAAAGAGATCGCGCTGTACGTGCATCAGATCGACACCGTGCACAAAACCTGGGCGGAGACGAACGGCAAGCTCGAGAAGCTCCGCAAGGAACAGCTCGAGCTATCGACGGTCGTGTCGGCGCACGATGCGCAGCTCGAGGAAGAGCGCCAAGCGCTGCAGCGGCTAGAGGAAGCGCTCGAGCGCTTGCAGGACGAGCTGCTGCGGACGACGGAAGAGACCGAAAAAAGCGAAGGCTACGGCGAGCTGCTGACGGAGCGGATGGCGAATCTGGCGCGCGGCCGCACGCAGCTTGAAGAGAGTCTGTCCCTGGTAACCGAGCGATTGACCGCTTCGAAGGCCGAGGGCGAGAAGATCGAGAGCCGCCGCGCCCAGGTCGAAGGCGAACTGGAGGCGCTGCAGGCGAAGCTGATCGAGGAAGAAGTGAAGCTTGCGATCGCGGACGGCAGCGAGGACGCCGAAGAACGGCTGAAGACGGATCTGTTCGAGACGATGAACGCGATGGCCCAAGCGCGCAACGATATTCGCTACTGCGAGCAGCAGCGGGAGGAGCTCGCGCGCAAGTCGGCGCGCACGGCAGGCGAGCGAGCCAAGCTCGAGGAGCAGCGCGAAGCGCTCAAGCTTAGAGGCGCGGAACTCGAGCTGCGGGTTGCGGCCTGCGCGCAGGCGGTCGCCCAGACGCGCGACCGCTATATCTCGGAAGGCACCCGCGTTGCCGATCTGCAGCGGCGGCTCGAGGAGACGCAGGGCGAGGGACGCCGCTGGGATCAGAAACGCGAGGCGCTTGTGTCGCGGCGCGATACGATCGCGGAGCTGGCGAACGATTACGACGGCTTCCAGCATGGCGTTCGCGAAGTGCTGAAGGCCGCGAAGCGCGGGCACCTGCACGGCGTTCACGGTGCGGTTGCCGAGCTTGTGACCGTGCCGGCACACCTGGAGGTGGCCGTCGAGACCGCGCTCGGCGCAGCGCTGCAAAATATCGTCATGGAAAACGAAGCGACCTCGCGGGCCGCGATCGGCTACTTGAAGCAGCGGCAATCGGGTCGCGCGACGTTCCTGCCGCTCGACGTCATCAAGGCGCGGAACGTCGGAGACGGAGACCGCAGGAGCGTAGCGGAGCTGGAAGGCTTTGTCGGCGTGGCGTCCGAGCTCGTTAGCTTCGAGCACAAGTACGCGGCGATCGTCGGCAGCATGCTCGGCAACGTGATGATCGCCGAAAAGCTCGAGCATGCCAACCGGATTGCCTCGCGGCTGCAATACCGCTATCGGGTCGTTACCCTTGACGGCGACGTCGTCAATGCCGGGGGCTCGATGACGGGCGGCAGCATGGCGCGCAAATCGTCCAATCTGCTCGGCCGCCAGCGCCAGCTTGAAGAGCTCGCCAAGGAGATCAAAGCGGCGGAGCAGGCTCGAATTAAGCTGCGTGCCGAATTCGACGACCTGAAAAAGGAGCTCGCGCTGGCGCAGCAAAATATCGAGCAGCTCCGGGAGTCCGGCGAGCGCGCCCGGATGGAAGAGCAGCAGGCGTCGGCCCAGCGGCAGCGGCATGCCGAGGAGCGGGAACAGCTGGAGGCGCAGCTGGCCGCGATCGGCGGCGACGAAGGCGGGCTTGGCCGCGAGAAAAAAGAGCTCGCTGCCGCCCGCGCCGAAGCCGAAGCCAGGCTCGTGAAGCATACTGCCGAGGAAGTGCGCCTGTCGCGCGCCATACGCGAGGCGGAAGAGTTCAAACGGCGGAGCGCGAGCGCGAAGGAAGAGTTGCAGGCGCAGCTAACGCAGATGAAGGTGTCGATCGCGCGCATGGAGCAGGAGCGCGCATCGATCGTCGAGCAGTCGAGCCGCCATCGCAGCGACGAGATGCGGCTGTCCGCCGAATCGCGACAGCTGAAGGAGACGCTCGCGCAGAATACGGCGGATACCGAGCGTACGGCTGCCGAGCAGAATCAGCAGCGCGAACGGCTTAACCAGCTGCGGCTCGCCAAAAAGGAATATACCGAAGGCATCGAATTTCGGCGTGCCGACCGTTCCAAGCGGCAGCGCGAGCTCGAACGCAAGGAAAACGAAACGCGCGAGCAGCGCAGCCAGCTGCGTCAAGTCGAGGATCAGCTGCGTCAGGCGGAGATCTCTTCGAACCGGATGGACGTCGAGCTCGACAATCTCCTCCGCAAGCTCAGCGAGGAATACGAGATCGGCTACGAATGGGCAAAGGAGAAGTATGCCGTCCCCGAGGACGTTCCCGCCGCCCAGAACGACGTACGGGAGCTCAAGCGCAAGATTACGATGCTCGGCGAGGTCAACCTGGGCGCCATCGAAGAATTCAAGCGCGTAAGCGAGCGCTATGAATTTTTGGATGCGCAGAAGAACGATCTCATGGAAGCCAAAAGCAAGCTTCATGCGATCATCCACGAGATGGACGAGGAAATGTCGAGAAGGTTCCGTACGACCTTCGACCAGATACGAGGCCACTTCGTCGGCGTCTTCTCCAAGCTTTTCGGCGGCGGCCGCGCGGACCTCATCTTAAGCGAGCCCGAGCGCCCGCTCGACACAGGCATCGAGATCGTCGCCCAGCCGCCGGGCAAAAAGCTGCAGAACCTGCAGCTGCTCTCCGGCGGCGAGCGGGCCTTGACGGCGATCGCGCTGCTGTTCGCCATTCTGAACGTGAAGCCGGTGCCGTTCTGCGTGCTCGACGAAGTCGAAGCCGCGCTGGACGAAGCCAATGTCGCGCGGTACGCGCGGTATATGCGCGATTTTTCCGAGCTGACGCAGTTCATCGTCGTCACGCACCGCAAGGGCACGATGGAGGAAGCGGACATGCTGTACGGCGTGACGATGGAAGAAGGCGGCGTGTCCAAGCTCGTGTCCGTCAAACTCGAAGAAAGCGAAGAATTTACGGCGGAAGCGACGGCGTAA
- a CDS encoding MarR family winged helix-turn-helix transcriptional regulator: MQHQTLISELFTSFREVNQSFYHSMQRAGQHLGVTPIQLLVMKSLRSKPQMSLSELADCLFVGPSTASGIVERMVKAKLVSRERPENDRRSISLRLTPEGEQLWAKIDERRKVMLEPLNELGEQDLNDLLRIHGRIVQILHKAREENKDE; encoded by the coding sequence TTGCAGCATCAAACGTTGATATCCGAGCTGTTCACGTCTTTTAGAGAAGTCAATCAGTCGTTTTACCATTCGATGCAGCGGGCAGGCCAGCATCTTGGCGTTACGCCGATTCAGCTGCTCGTCATGAAGTCGCTCAGAAGCAAGCCGCAGATGAGTCTGTCGGAGCTTGCCGACTGTCTGTTCGTCGGCCCGAGCACCGCGAGCGGTATCGTCGAGCGGATGGTCAAGGCCAAGCTCGTCTCGCGGGAGCGTCCCGAGAACGATCGCCGTTCCATATCGCTGCGATTGACGCCTGAAGGCGAACAATTATGGGCAAAGATCGACGAGCGGAGAAAAGTAATGCTGGAGCCGCTTAATGAGCTCGGCGAGCAAGATCTGAACGACCTGCTGCGCATCCATGGACGCATCGTGCAAATATTACACAAGGCGAGAGAGGAAAATAAAGATGAGTAA